Part of the Bacillus sp. THAF10 genome is shown below.
AGCTGTTACCAAGCTTAATTGAGTCAAGGAGCAGGGTGCCTTTCCCTCCACTTATTGAAGCAATATTTTTGGAGTTGGTCATTGAGCTGTTAAGGGAAGCGGGTGCGAGGCTACCAACCAAAATTGGGCAGACAATCGGGATTGTTGGAGGAATAGTCATTGGACAGGCTGCTGTGGAAGCGGGAATTACGAGTAACATTTTAATTATTGCGGTCGCTGTCTCGGCAATCTCCTCCTTTGTTATTCCAAGCTATGTGATGAGCGCATCCATCCGGATTGTACGTTTTGCTTTTATCCTTCTAGCTGGTTTTTTGGGGAATATGGGACTTGTTTTTGGTTTAGGTCTGCTCGTGATACATTTATCCAAGCTCACCTCTATTAATGCTCCCTACTTTATCCCGTTCTCTCCGACCTTTTTCAGGGACTGGCTGGACACTATTATTCGAGCGCCATACATGTTCATTAAAGAACGTCCAACACAAGTGAGAACCTACAATAAAACAGTTAATAAGATGAAAAAATAGGAGATTTCAAATGAAGGAAAAGCTGCATCCCTTTCAAATTGCCATACTCATTTATATGATCCAATCCGGAGTAACTTTATTCAGTGTCCCAAGGCTTGCGGCCGAGGCCTTCGGAACAAATGGTTGGCTAGGCATACTTCCTATTTCTTTGATAGTAACCATCATCATTCTAGTAATTGGACTGATTTTTAAATGGGGAAAGGGTCAATCCATTTTCACTATACTTGAGGGAGTTGTACCAAGGTGGATACTCACCCCCTTGTATCTATTGATAGCATGTAATTTCACCATTCTTGCAATCCTGGTAACGAAGAAATACATATTATTATTGAAAATGTTATTTTTCCAGGATACCCCTTCCCTCGTTTTTATTTTCATGTTTTTCATTTTGAGCTATCTGCTGTTATCAGGCGATATTTATCAAATAGGAAAGGCAACGGTCATTCTGTTTTTCTTTACCATATGGACCATGCTTTTATTAACCGCCCATTTAACAGAGTTCAGCTTTGTTCGTATGACTTCTTTCTTCTTTCAAGGGGACAAAGATCTTCTAAAAGGCGGGCTGAATATTTTCTCTGCTTTTCTTGGTTTTGAATTGAGTCTTTTCCTCTTTCCTTATGTTGAAAAGCCATATACGAAAGCCTTATTAATTGGCAATGGTATAACCACCTTCATCTATTTGTCAGTCAGCTTTGTTTGCTTTGGCTTCTTTAGCTTTGAATATATTGTAAAAGACTTATACCCTGTCATAACATTAATTGAATATGTAAAATTCCCTTTTATTGAACGAGTGGAAAACCTAATCTTTTCACTTTTTGCATTAAAAGTTCTGATTACGGTCGTCATGTATCTGTGGGCAGGGAAAGAATTGATACAACATTCATTTCCAAGATTAAAACCTAATTTTATCGTCCTTTCTATGCTTACATTTGGATACTTAGTGTCCTATATACCAAAGGTCATTCGCGAGGTAGATCAGTGGTTATTATGGTTTACCTATATTGAAACAGGTGTCGTTTTTTTCCTGCCCATCTTGCTGCTCTTCCTATTAGCCGTTAACAAGCTACTCAGAAAAGGAATGGTGTAAATGTTAAAGCCTAAACTATTCGTATGTATCTTCACTTTTCTTCTCTTAACAGGCTGCGAAAAACACATTATTGATAAATTAGGGATGTTTGATGCGGTTGGATATGATTTGTCAGAGGATAGGGAAAAACCGTTTACAGTCACCGTCAATTTTCCAAGTGTTACAAAACAAGGCGAATTTCAACACAAGCTTCTTTCTACCGATGCAAAATCAAGTAAGGATTCCCGAATTAAATTTAATCATATGTCTAATTTAAAGCTCGTTAGTGGACAAATCAGTCTAGCATTATTTGGAGAGGAAATGGCTCAGGCAGGGGTTAAAGAAATCCTAGATACGTTTATGCGAGACCCTAGCCTTGGACCACGTGTATTTTTTGCTGTATCAGAAGGAAGAGCGAAGGATTTGTTGATGTTTCAGCCTAAAGAGGGAACAAATAGCTCCCTCTATTTGCGAACATTTGTAGAAAAATTGAACGCTCAAAATGATAGGATAAATTATAATACCTATCAGTTTATTAGAGATTTCTACGATGATGGGATCGATCCTATTCTGCCTTACTTTAAAATAAGCGACCAAAATATCAGCATAGATGGCTACGCGGTGTTTAAGGATGATAAATATATCCACCATCTCCCTTCTCATCAGTCCGCCATATTATTTGCGTTGAGAGATGATACTCCAAAAGGTACGCTTAGTATTGAAATTCTAAAGTCCGAAGATAAACAAGGGGTTTTTCCCGAACAGTTAATGTTTAATTACCGAAAAACCAAACAGAAAATGGATGTGCACAACAAAAAAAATGGCCCCCTATCTGTTGATATTCAAATTGAAATGGAAGGAAGTGTGCTGGAATATACCGGTGAGAAGAAGCTGGACTCAGCCAAAATTCAAAAGGAGCTAGAAAAAAAGATTAATGAAAAACTGATTAAACAATCCAACGATTTAATCAATTTGACAAAAGAACTACAAGTCGATCCTATTGGAATTGGCAGTCATGTACGTAATTCCATGTCTTATCAGAAGTGGAAAGAGAAGAGTTGGGAAGAAGTCTATCCAAACGTAGAAGTTAATGTCTCTATTGAAATGAATTTCATGGATATTGGTCAGGCAAAATAATTCTCCTGTAATATAGATGGGAAGGTGGTCAAAGCCACTCTTCCCCTTTTTAAACATCTACATTAACCGACTGTATCGTAAGGCATACAAGGTTTCATTGTTAGGACCTAGAAGCAACCAACTCATGTTAGGTTCGCTCCCCTATGTATGATGGAGAGTTCACCTGAATACTATATTCCATGGAGGTGACATCACATGGAGCAAAACCATAACAAGAGAATGGAGGCGGAATTTACCCCTTTTCGCAAGGACGCTACAAAGAAAACGCAAATGATAAACCAATTAATAAAAGAGAACCTGCCATTGGAAAGACTTAAGATTGAACAGGAGTGGGCTACGAATAATGTGCTAAAAAGCGTCTCTCTCCCCGTTATCAAAGCAGATGACTCGCTTTTTCCTGTTTGGGATTTAAAACGCTATGAATTCCTATTGGATGACAAACTACCTTTTTCCATTAATCCAAAACTATGGCATCAGGGCAAACTAAATTTAAAGGCCGGTCTTTTTCAAGTGACAGAAAACATATACCAGGTCAGAGGATTTGATCTTGCTAACTTGAGTATTATCCGTGGAAAGACAGGCTGGATCGTGATCGACTGTCTCACAAGCAGAGAAACCGCAGAAGCAGCTTTCCAATTAATAGACAGCTATTTTGGCAAGTTCCCCGTTAGTGCAATCATCTTTTCGCATTCCCATGTCGATCATTATGGTGGTGTTGATGGAGTACTTAATAGCGGAACGACGGATGATGTGAAAATTTATGCACCAAGCGGATTTTTAAGTGCAGCCCTGGAAGAGAATGTGACCGCAGGTGTAGCCATGTCGCGGAGAGGGTTTTACATGTATGGTGAGGTGCTGCCTCGCGATGAAAAAGGGCAAGTAGACAGTGGTATTGGAAAGTATGTATCGACTGGTGTTGTGACATTAATTAATTCTGCTGAAGAAATTTCACCTTCCAGTGACGAATCCTTTGTCGAGAAGGTCATTGATGGTGTAAGAATGCAATTCCAAATCACCCCAGATACAGAAGCTCCGGCTGAAATGAATATGTTTATTCCTGAAGAAAAAAGCCTTTGTATTGCAGAGAACTGTACAGCATCACTTCATAATATCTATACATTACGCGGAGCTGAAGTGAGGGATCCAGTCGCCTGGGCCAAGTATATCCAACAGGCCATTGAGATATTTGGCGAACATTTAACCTCTGTATTTGAAGTGCATAATTGGCCAAGGCACGGAAGAGAATACTGCATCGATTATATGGAAAAACAGCGTGACATGTACCAATATATCAATGATCAGACACTAAGGTTAATCAATCAAGGGTACACAATTGATCAAGTTGGAAGAATGGTACACTTTCCTGACAGTTTAAAAGACGAGTGGTTTAATGGTTCTTTTTATGGGACTGTCAACCATAATTCTAAAGCGGTGTACCAAAAATATATGGGATGGTATAACGGAAACCCTGTTGACTTAAACAAGCTTCTCCCGGAAGAGTCATCCAAAAAATATGTGAATTATATGGGAGGAGAAGATGAAGTAATTAAAAAAGCAAAAGAATGTTTTAGAGAAGGTGATTACCAATGGGTCGCTGAAGTCACCAAACACGTGATCTTTGCAAATCCTTCCAATAAGAAAGCCAAATACCTTTGTGCGGATGCACTTGAGCAGCTTGGCTACATCGCAGAATCCGGTCCATGGCGTAATGAGTACTTGATGGGTGCTCAAGAACTTCGTTACGGAATAATTCCAATACAACGCTCGACCATCACAACAGAAGTCTTGGATATCATGACACTTGAACAAGTATTGAACATGTTGAGTATCCGAATAAACGGATTGATCGCTGGGGAGTATGACTTCAAATTGAATTTCATTATTCCAGATCGGAAAGAAAGAGCCTTAACAGAAATCAAACGAGGAATCTTTCGTTATTTATCGGATGAATTAATAGAGGATCAAGTTATGGTCATCATGAGTAAAGAAACCTTATATGAGTTAGCCACTTCAAACAATCGACCCTCTCCTTCTTCCATTATAGTGAAAGGAGATATCCAAAAATGGCATCAATTTTTATGGGCTCTTGATCAAATAGACACAGACTTCCCTATTATGACGCCATTCAGTAAAAAAGAACCACTGATTTTTAAACATAAAAAGAAATAGTAGCGTGATCCTTATTTTTTCATGAGCCTAAATACAGATCATCTCATCTCTCAAAACAATTATTTCATTTAAGAAATAACCTTTAAAATGTCTTAGTAGGATAAGGTTAACCAGTAATCTATATATTTCTGGTTAACCTTTTTTATATGATTTTATTATAATGATTAGACTTCCCACTACGTTTTCCTAGGAAACTAACTATTAACTCGTTTGTTTACTTCAATCGTAATGAACTCCGGCAAATAATTGGGAGTACATCCTTTTGATACCATTTCATCTTTGTAAAGACCCGTTTTCTCGCCAAGTTTAATACAACGATCTCGATACTTTTCATCATGCACGCCTATCCAGCCTGCGGTGAAATTCATAGCCCATTGAACTTCCGGTTCTTCCTGCGTGATATTAGCTTCAATTGCAGTTAGTAAGTCTGCGGTGTTTTCAGGCGGAGTCTGTCCTGTCCATCTTAATCGCCCTTGAAAATACCAGAAAGTCCGCCGTTGAAGAGCAGAAGGACTATTCTCCCATGATTCCATTAACGCAATGTTCTTCTTGTCTTTCGTGAGCTGATTAGCCATTAACCAATCCATTAATTTGTTTCGTTCATCCCAGGTGTGAGTCTGCATATCCCTATCAAGCTTATTTAGTACATCTTGAGAAAGAAGTTTTTTGTCCATAATTAAAATTGCCAATTGTTTGGGCAAAAACTCTCCGGATGCCCAAAGCTCCATAGCTAATTCGTGATCTTTTTTAATTTCCTTCGCGATTTTTCGTAAGTCGCCTAGCTTAGTTTCACTATTGATCTGAGTGAGAATGTTTTCTGCTTTTGATGAGCGTTTTATTTCTGTGCTATTATTTTTATTCATTTAACACAACTCCTTAT
Proteins encoded:
- a CDS encoding DNA alkylation repair protein — protein: MNKNNSTEIKRSSKAENILTQINSETKLGDLRKIAKEIKKDHELAMELWASGEFLPKQLAILIMDKKLLSQDVLNKLDRDMQTHTWDERNKLMDWLMANQLTKDKKNIALMESWENSPSALQRRTFWYFQGRLRWTGQTPPENTADLLTAIEANITQEEPEVQWAMNFTAGWIGVHDEKYRDRCIKLGEKTGLYKDEMVSKGCTPNYLPEFITIEVNKRVNS
- a CDS encoding alkyl/aryl-sulfatase; translation: MEQNHNKRMEAEFTPFRKDATKKTQMINQLIKENLPLERLKIEQEWATNNVLKSVSLPVIKADDSLFPVWDLKRYEFLLDDKLPFSINPKLWHQGKLNLKAGLFQVTENIYQVRGFDLANLSIIRGKTGWIVIDCLTSRETAEAAFQLIDSYFGKFPVSAIIFSHSHVDHYGGVDGVLNSGTTDDVKIYAPSGFLSAALEENVTAGVAMSRRGFYMYGEVLPRDEKGQVDSGIGKYVSTGVVTLINSAEEISPSSDESFVEKVIDGVRMQFQITPDTEAPAEMNMFIPEEKSLCIAENCTASLHNIYTLRGAEVRDPVAWAKYIQQAIEIFGEHLTSVFEVHNWPRHGREYCIDYMEKQRDMYQYINDQTLRLINQGYTIDQVGRMVHFPDSLKDEWFNGSFYGTVNHNSKAVYQKYMGWYNGNPVDLNKLLPEESSKKYVNYMGGEDEVIKKAKECFREGDYQWVAEVTKHVIFANPSNKKAKYLCADALEQLGYIAESGPWRNEYLMGAQELRYGIIPIQRSTITTEVLDIMTLEQVLNMLSIRINGLIAGEYDFKLNFIIPDRKERALTEIKRGIFRYLSDELIEDQVMVIMSKETLYELATSNNRPSPSSIIVKGDIQKWHQFLWALDQIDTDFPIMTPFSKKEPLIFKHKKK
- a CDS encoding GerAB/ArcD/ProY family transporter, with protein sequence MKEKLHPFQIAILIYMIQSGVTLFSVPRLAAEAFGTNGWLGILPISLIVTIIILVIGLIFKWGKGQSIFTILEGVVPRWILTPLYLLIACNFTILAILVTKKYILLLKMLFFQDTPSLVFIFMFFILSYLLLSGDIYQIGKATVILFFFTIWTMLLLTAHLTEFSFVRMTSFFFQGDKDLLKGGLNIFSAFLGFELSLFLFPYVEKPYTKALLIGNGITTFIYLSVSFVCFGFFSFEYIVKDLYPVITLIEYVKFPFIERVENLIFSLFALKVLITVVMYLWAGKELIQHSFPRLKPNFIVLSMLTFGYLVSYIPKVIREVDQWLLWFTYIETGVVFFLPILLLFLLAVNKLLRKGMV
- a CDS encoding Ger(x)C family spore germination protein, giving the protein MLKPKLFVCIFTFLLLTGCEKHIIDKLGMFDAVGYDLSEDREKPFTVTVNFPSVTKQGEFQHKLLSTDAKSSKDSRIKFNHMSNLKLVSGQISLALFGEEMAQAGVKEILDTFMRDPSLGPRVFFAVSEGRAKDLLMFQPKEGTNSSLYLRTFVEKLNAQNDRINYNTYQFIRDFYDDGIDPILPYFKISDQNISIDGYAVFKDDKYIHHLPSHQSAILFALRDDTPKGTLSIEILKSEDKQGVFPEQLMFNYRKTKQKMDVHNKKNGPLSVDIQIEMEGSVLEYTGEKKLDSAKIQKELEKKINEKLIKQSNDLINLTKELQVDPIGIGSHVRNSMSYQKWKEKSWEEVYPNVEVNVSIEMNFMDIGQAK